The segment AGCGAGCTATTCCTCTAATTATCAACCGACTTTGTGCTCTTCCCTGAGCATCTTTCCTATCGATTCCATTAAGGTAATTAGTAACTACCTGTTCTACTGTCCTTTCAGAAGCACTAAATTGAGCATGGCCAAAGTTATCCCGGAGTATTCCCAAATCACCTACTTCTACTCCCTCCCCAATCACTACTATACACCTTCTATATTTACTTAATTTTTCATTTACCCTTTCAGTTAACAACTCTAAATTACCCTGATAATCATCTTTAGATAGAGATTCTGGAAGAATGATTAGTAAAGGCATATCTCTTTTGGGATCAGCGAGTCTTGCCGCCGCCGGGATAAAACCTATCTTTCTTCCCATGACTCCGATTATCAAAACCGGATCGCTGGTATAGCTAGCCTTGTTCTCCTCATTTGCTTCCAATATATTAATAGCTAAATTACGGGCAACGCTTCCATATCCGGGATCGTGATCACATATTGCAAATGTTCCATCATCTTGCAATGGACCTCCTACGTCGTTATCAATAGTTTTAGGTACGCCGGTACAAATCAACGCTAAATTTTCTTTTTGGGCTAATTTGCTTACTTTGTTAGCTGTATCCATGGAGTCTCCGCCTCCACAGTAGAAGAAATATCCAACATCGTGCCTCTTAAAAACCTCAATAATACGTTCCAGATCCTCATCATTTTTTATTTTGTACCTACAACTGCCTATTGTTCCTGCAGATGCAGTTTCTGCTAATAGAGCTATTTGATGTGGTTCCTGAGCAGAAATATCTATTAATTCTTCTTTTAGAACCCCAAGAATACCCATCTTTGAACCATATATTTTATCAACTTTTTTAGAAGAAATTAATTGGTCAATCACTCCCCTAATACTATTATTAATCACCGAGGTTGGACCGCCTGATTGGGCAATAATTACGTTCTTCATCTATCTATTTCTCTCCTTTTATCTTAATCGATAGCTCAAAACTCAAAACTTTTTTTGTATAAAGAAATTCCTCTACCATTATAACTATTTTATTTTGTAAAGATACTTCCCGCCATTTTCAATCCATAGTTTCCCTGGTCCGATGAAATCTTTCTGATGAATTGAATCCGGATTCCGATAACCCAACCCTACTGATTCACAAATTTCTTTCGAAATTCCAGTAGCTAAAGTAACTTTAAAGTCAAAATCTTCTTTTCCGGAATTAATATCATATTTTCCTGTCCCCCTTACATTAATCACGTGAGCAGCTATATTTTTACTAAATTTAGGATTTATTTCTGTATATTTCTTTACATAATCTTTGCAATGATAACCTATTTGCCTTAAGGCAAGATCCATCTTTGATCGGGAATGAAAGCACTTGATATGAGGAGCATAAATAATAATTTCTCCACCTGGAGCCATAACTCCGGGACTCTGCAATTTATAAGAACCTTTCCCGGCAGTCCAAATTTCATCATAACTCTGGTCAATAACCTGAACTGCACAATCAAGGGGCTCATCTATATAAATCACATGAATTTTCGAACTTAATTTTGCCGCTTGTTTATAAGTTTCGATAAAGCCATTAAATCCTACATCTACATATAAACCTTTGGGTATTACTTGGTGCCCTTTTTCTTGAAAGACCATATTAAAAGAAATAACGGGAGCCTTTATCCGGTCAAAAATATAAGAAGCTCCCTGTTTTATCACTTCTCGAGCAGGATTATCTACTGTGCCGATAATTCGAGGAATACCGATAAGAACCGCTGCCCAGTGCAGTAAATCTATCACCTCCGGACCAGAACTACCCGGGAAAAACACCTTTAATCCTCCCGCATAACCGGCGGATTCATGAGGTAATGTTCCACTTAAGGCAATAATCAGATCATAATCTTCGGTAATTAACTTATTTACCACTATCGTTATAGACTGAGAAAGATCTCCTTGAGTTTTCTCAGCGACAAAAGAAGCAGGGATTTCCCCCATGTTTATTAGTTTTTGAGGGTTATTATATTCATGATTATAAAAATGGTTAAAATTAATTTCAGAAGAGAGCCCCAACTTTTCCCGAATTTCTATTTCAGTCATCGCTCTATGAGTTCCACCGGCGTTTAAAGAATCAATTTTACTCATTCCTTTATTTTTTAACTCTTCATAGATAAAAGGAACTAATTTATCGGTAAAGTCTGTTCTGGTATAATCAGGATGGATTAATAGAACTTTTTTTACCGAATAAAAATCTTTCAGACCTTCCTTTACAATTTCTTCTAATTGTTCATCCGTCAATTCTCCATTGAGATCCTCAATTGAAAGCACATTAATCCTCCCTCTTTAGATATAGTGATAAGTGATAAGTGACGAGTAATAAGAAAAAAAGAAAAAACTGTATTTAAAATTATTTAAATATTCTAACCCGTTTGCAATAATAATTTGCGTTTCAAGTTCAGATAATGATCCTAGGGCTATGTATAAAAATTGAATAAATTCTTTTTTAGAACTTCTTGCCGCACCTTCAGCAATATTTGAAGGAACAGAAACCGCTGCTCTTCTTATTTGGTTTGTTAAACCATACAGTTCTTTGTTGGGAAAAGACTCAGTAATTCT is part of the Candidatus Atribacteria bacterium genome and harbors:
- a CDS encoding four helix bundle protein; the encoded protein is MDLVSNIYRITESFPNKELYGLTNQIRRAAVSVPSNIAEGAARSSKKEFIQFLYIALGSLSELETQIIIANGLEYLNNFKYSFFFFSYYSSLITYHYI
- a CDS encoding diphosphate--fructose-6-phosphate 1-phosphotransferase, whose translation is MKNVIIAQSGGPTSVINNSIRGVIDQLISSKKVDKIYGSKMGILGVLKEELIDISAQEPHQIALLAETASAGTIGSCRYKIKNDEDLERIIEVFKRHDVGYFFYCGGGDSMDTANKVSKLAQKENLALICTGVPKTIDNDVGGPLQDDGTFAICDHDPGYGSVARNLAINILEANEENKASYTSDPVLIIGVMGRKIGFIPAAARLADPKRDMPLLIILPESLSKDDYQGNLELLTERVNEKLSKYRRCIVVIGEGVEVGDLGILRDNFGHAQFSASERTVEQVVTNYLNGIDRKDAQGRAQSRLIIRGIARSERPGTRQRREIAYVSNVDRNEAYQVGAYAVKIALSGENAFMSTIIRNPNLPYKVNYGKIPLDIVANSEREFPKKWICSNRVDVTDEFINWALPLIGEPLPRFAKFKEIYITKKCEEYVPVEDRKK
- a CDS encoding DUF2088 domain-containing protein, yielding MLSIEDLNGELTDEQLEEIVKEGLKDFYSVKKVLLIHPDYTRTDFTDKLVPFIYEELKNKGMSKIDSLNAGGTHRAMTEIEIREKLGLSSEINFNHFYNHEYNNPQKLINMGEIPASFVAEKTQGDLSQSITIVVNKLITEDYDLIIALSGTLPHESAGYAGGLKVFFPGSSGPEVIDLLHWAAVLIGIPRIIGTVDNPAREVIKQGASYIFDRIKAPVISFNMVFQEKGHQVIPKGLYVDVGFNGFIETYKQAAKLSSKIHVIYIDEPLDCAVQVIDQSYDEIWTAGKGSYKLQSPGVMAPGGEIIIYAPHIKCFHSRSKMDLALRQIGYHCKDYVKKYTEINPKFSKNIAAHVINVRGTGKYDINSGKEDFDFKVTLATGISKEICESVGLGYRNPDSIHQKDFIGPGKLWIENGGKYLYKIK